A segment of the Candidatus Kapaibacterium sp. genome:
GGTTGTTCTTCTACCCACGTCCCATTCAATTTGCTGTATAATCTTCCTGTCGTCGCATTCACCCCTGCTATCATTTGACCATTATTTATAGCAACCGGTCTCCAATTTCTATTCACGTTCCCTGCAGGTTGTTCTTCAGACCATGAAGTACCATTATAACTATATAATCTACCATCTATGGAATTTTCTATTGAAACTATTATTTGACCCTTATGAATAGATGCTCCCATCCAATATTTATCAAAGTCTCCTGCCGGTTGGTGTTCGGCCCAAGCACCATTCAATTTACAATATACTCTGCCTGCAGTATTATTCACAACAGCAACCATTTGGTCGCCATCTACACAGCTACCAAACCATCTTCGATTTACATTACCTACAGGTTGTTCTTCAGACCAGACGCCATCCAGATAACTCCATAAACGGGTTAAATGAGCGGAAGCCATCATTCGTAATGATTTACCAAAAACTCTTCTTCTTATATTTGCATCCATATCTAAAAATTTATATTTTTACGAATAATTGTCACTCACCAACCATCTTCTAATAGTTCCGTCATAAATCATAGAAAAATCTTTGCTGGAAGACGCCGCTATTCTTTCGGTAGCCCTCTGAAATTCATCTGCTGTATTCGGCAAGGTTATTACAATACCGGAGCCTGATGAATTTTTCACAGTAATTAAATATGCGAAATTCTCTTGTATGTTAGATAATGAAAAACTTGCGTTTGCTGCTATAGTAGCTACAATCCAAGACCCATTATTGAAGTTAATTGTTAAATTGGACTGAGTATATTTTATTAATCCTGCACTTGACGCAATTTCAAACTCTTCCAAATTATTACCATTTATGCCAACAGCTTTTGCCACTTTACGCTCTTATTATTGGTTCGCCGATTTCAGTAGCTATTTCAGTTGTACTGATAGCTTTCCCAAGTCTCTGTCTGATGTGTCCTGCTGTTGTAGGGACTGTAGTTGTAACTCCGCCCGGAGTAGAAGCATCTAAGAAATAAACCGCTCCAACTGTTAATCCTGATTTTTGATTGTTTGTCTTGTTACCTAAGTAAACGGTTGCATTTGCGGGTGCTGTAACGTTTTCAAGAACAAAACCATCGGCTTTCTTAGTGATTGTTGAAGCATCTGCCTTACGTACCTTTTCACCACTTGAATCATGAATATTGACATAATCACCTGCTACTAAATTCTCGCTCGCAGCAATTAACTTTGTATCTGCTCCAACACCAACAGGCAAGAATGTTGCATCTAACTTCCCTGTTGCATCCGCTGCTATAATCTTACCTGCATCTCCTGCACCCGAACTTGCAACTAACCCCTCTACTTCTTCAAGGTTCGTAGTACCTACTTTTAAATATTTCTGTGCCATAATTTACCTCATTATTCCTATTTCTATATTTACAATTAAAGTTTCTGTATCTGATGCGTAACCTACAATTTGCCATATTCCTGTGCTTGGCGAAGTCAATGTAATATTGCCATCAAGCCCAAGATAATAAATTGCGTTCGCTGACAATCCCCAACCCGGATTTACAATCTTTCCGGTTCTTACTGTCACTGCATCGCCTAAACTTGCCGAATTTACCGACATTCCAACTAAACGATTGAAGCATTCAGGGTTGTCGTTTGATGCTTTATAAGCAAGTCCATCTTTCAAGTAAACCAATCTGTGTCCATTGATGACTTCGCCTGTTGTGTGAATTAAATCTAACTTACCATCAATAACAGCTTTAGTATAGTAGCGTTCGTCGTGATTGTGACCAACATCGTTATTTGCAGTTGAACTGTCCGTTTCCAAAACAGCAATTTTTGTTTCTTTCAATTCAACTTCGTGAACTTCGGTGGTTATATTGACTGATATAATGTGTTCCATCTCTACCCCGGTATCGGCTCTAAATTAAAAGTTAATTCAAGATGTCCCTGCAGTCCTTTTTTACGCGAAATCCTTGTACCGTCAGATTTTATGATGACAAACTCCCAATAATAAGTCGTTAATTCCAGATTTTTTGTCATAGCAGGAGTTATTACAACAAGAGTTTCGTATTCATTATCATGATCAGTTTTACTTATCCTTAGAGCGGGCTCAGGGTCTTTTGGTGACTTTTTCCAAGTGTGCACAATTGTTGTTCCCGTTAATGACTGTGGAACACTATTCAAGCTATAATTAAAGCGAATCTTTTCAGTCGCACCCCTGACCATCTCCGTTAGCATGTTACTTCCTATAAATATATATAACTGTATCTTTAATCAAAACTTCTCTACGTCTTGCAAACGGATTATCGAGACACCAAATAAGGTTACCATCTTTAAGTATTTCGTATTCAACTTCATTTGTAGAGCCGTCCATACATGGCGGTTCTGTCCAATATACCGGCTCATATCTCACAACAATGGAATCTATCGGAGCGGTATTTCTTTGGGCTTCTAACGGCTTCCAAGTAATTGATACATTCTCGTATATGTATTTAGCAGTATCACAACTTGACAAACTAAGTAGTATTACTGAGAATAACAATATTGATTTGATTAATTTATTCATGACTTCCCTTTTAAAGCATCTTGGATTTGTTGATACCTAAAGCATCGTTCGTACATTTCTACATTGAAAAACAAGAGTAGTGATTCGATTATGTCATTACGGCTACATTTGATTTCTTTAGCTGCCTTGTCAGCTTTTCGCCGTGCTTCGTCGCTAATGTTAATAGTCACAGGTTCGCGGTTTCTCATTGCTTTGCCTTTGGTGTTTTTACTTCACATATCTGTTTTTTATTAGTGGCTTTTAAAACATTGATATAATCTTTCATGATATATGAACTTCCATACATCCATCCTATGGCAGATACAGCTTTTACAACAATATTCCACTCCAATGGATTCCATTCAACGTTTATAAATGCGGCGAGTAGATAGATTGCAATGGTTAAAATGAGTACCCCAGTCAATCCACCAAATAAGTAGATACGTTTCTCGTTTATTTCGCTCATTTTTGCACCTTTCTCGGACGTCCAACTTTACGCTTTTCAGTAGTACCGTCAGCTTTGACAAACTTTCCTGTTTCATCGCGGAGAGCGTATTTGTTTTTGGGAGCGGATTCAGCTTGACCACCATCAGTAATTTTCTCAACTGTCTTTTTCAGTTCCTTAGCGGTTTCAACTTGAGCATCTTCGGCAGTCTTTTTTAGCTCCTCTTGAAGTTTGTCCGTGTTTACGCCTGTCTTATCTGCAATCCATTGCAATAACATTATTCCTATAAAGCATACAACAAGCAATCCAACCAACCCAAACAATACGGTATTATTATTAAATACTTCAATTAAAAATTCCATGATAAACTCCATATATTTTTAATAATTAAGCACTTCTACAAGTACTTTTCCTTTTCGTATATTAATTGAATCTGCTGCTGCACGACTCAAGTCAATTATTGCATTGTTTGCGAAGGGTCCACGGTCATTGATTCTGACTTCGACTGACTTTCCATTTCTGATGTTTGTGACTCTAACTCTTGTTCCAAATTCGAGTTCTTTGTGTGCTGCTGTGAAATCTTCCGGTCTATATATTTCTCCATTAGCTGTCCTGCGACCGTCAAAATAATCGGAATAATAGGTCGCAATACCTTCCATAGTTTCAAGAATCTCATCTTTAGTCTCCGCTTCTAAAAATTCATAATAACTTGTAACATCAGTTATATGTGTTGTGCCGTCAGCAACCATGCCTCTAAGCGTAATTTCCCTCATTTTTACTGCATCATTCACGTTCCCCCCGATAATAATGCCTTCTTGTGCTAAAGTGTCCCATGAAACAAACGTGTCAACATGTGCTCCGCCCGGTCTTCGCTTTACTCTCCAATCTCCGGGCTTAGGGATATAATTGCCATAAATTACGTCGCTTAAAGCATAAGTACGCCCAATTACTGCATAATCTCTTGCACGTGCGGACATAATGATTGGATATGCTTTGCCCTCTTTTGATTTTATCCCCCCAAAAATTCCACACCACGGCACAGGATATAAGAAGCCGAAATACTTACGCCAAACATCAATACTGTCACCACGATTTGAGCCTTTCGGTTGTTCAACAACATGAAGGCATTCAAGCATAAGCTGAACATGAAGTGGTATTTCACTCCTCGCTGTCTCCGATGCTTGGCTCTGTTCTTGTTTCTGCTTGTCTTTCAGTAGCAGTTGGTTGGCGATACTCTTCGCTCTGACTTCTGTCAGAGATAAGGGAATTTCCGACCTGAATGCCAGTGCTAATAATGACAACAAGAGCAAGAATAAATATAGCGGAAGCAATCGCATTTTGTGCTATCCTTTTAATTGTGTTTCCGGGTAATACAAATTCATCGTAAGCTAAAACCAGAGCCAACATCCCAAATGAGAAGAACACTCCAATTGCAACCGCGAATAGTGGCAGAAAGTAGAGCCAAAAAGTTAAAGACAATGCTCCTGTTACGGCTAATCCACCTATAACAAAGATGTTTCTTCGTGTGTTGAACTTTTTATCAGCTTCGGTAAGTTCTTCTGATGTCTCAAACGGTTGTTCGATTGCAATTTGAACATCTTTGCGAACCGATTTAACCTCGTCAATTAACAAATCCATCTCGTTTGAAATAGCAACTATTTCATCCATAAGCATTTGGTTTGGGTCTGCTTCGGTTTTAACTTCTTTGGGTCTAATATGCTCCAATATTTCGGCAATATTTTCTTCAAGACCTGTTAGTCTTTCATCAATCGTAGTCATGTCAGCCTCGCAGTATTTTAAAGAACGCATCGCCAAACCGCAAACTAAGTTCATCAGCTTGGTCATCTGTGATGTTTTTAGCTTCTTCTTTAGCCGCTATGGTCAACAAGCGTATTTCTTTGCTTAATACCAATAGGTCAACTTTGCCGGCAACCTCAAGTTCTTGCAAATCAGCATATGATAACAAGGAATTGATTTTTGTTAGCAATTTACCTATGTTATCAGTTTTCTTTTCTATATTCTCTGCCATATTTCGCCTTATACTCTATTGATTTAATTCTATCTTTCGAATCGTTAATTTCTTTTGAGTGGTCGTTGTATTTATTCCACAGTAACTCGAATTGCTTTGTCCAATTGTCATTCTTTTCGCTTTGTTTGTCCATAAAAGAAACAAGGCTTTGAACAATGATTTTAAGCTCTTTAACTGCATTCGCCGCTGACTTTAAAATAAAGCCGAAAAGCAGAAGGAAAACAGCTAAAATAAATTCGAGTATTATTCCAAGTATCAGCCAATTGTCCATGTTAGTGTCCTTGATATATGTTCTGAATGCCGACCTGTAAGTAAGCGATGTAAAGTCCGGTTTTCGCCGTTTTAACAGGTGACATTTCTCCGCGATATAAGTAGAAACTTTTGTTTAGTATATTTCTTGCCAATTCATAATGTTGAATAATCTCATCATCACCCTCCTGGCTTTTCGAGAAGATAAAGATGGTAAACAAATCAATGAGTTTTCCGTATATCCCTCCACTTTTCGGTCCCGGCTCTTCCGCAGACCATGCTATGTAAATAGCACCGTCGGGTTTGGCTTGCGCTTCCTTGCCAATACTCTCTAATGCTTCAGGTGAATCAGGAAATGATGTAACAGTGATGTATGGTCTAATTCCGGCTTCTTTAAATCCAGAAATCAAATCATCTTTGATTTTATTTCTCAGCTCAATTATCATAGCTCTCCAATCGGCACTTTGTAAATACCTGAGAAGGGCTTGTTACAGCGATTCCTTTTCTTGTTTTTCGTGGAATTCCCGCTAATGTTATTGAACCGTTGCGAA
Coding sequences within it:
- a CDS encoding septal ring lytic transglycosylase RlpA family protein → MLECLHVVEQPKGSNRGDSIDVWRKYFGFLYPVPWCGIFGGIKSKEGKAYPIIMSARARDYAVIGRTYALSDVIYGNYIPKPGDWRVKRRPGGAHVDTFVSWDTLAQEGIIIGGNVNDAVKMREITLRGMVADGTTHITDVTSYYEFLEAETKDEILETMEGIATYYSDYFDGRRTANGEIYRPEDFTAAHKELEFGTRVRVTNIRNGKSVEVRINDRGPFANNAIIDLSRAAADSINIRKGKVLVEVLNY